ATATTACAGGAGCGCTGGCTTTAAAAATATTTTTCCAAGTCTGTCCTCCATCAGATGTTTTAAATATCATCCCTTCGCTTGTTCCGGAATACAAAACGCTGGAATTTTTGTTGCTTATTTCTAAAGAAGAAATGATTGAACCGTTTGCAGGTTCGGTATATATTTCAACCCAATCTTTTCCTCCGTTTATGCTTTTGTAAATTTTTGCTCTGGAATTCAAAACTCCACTAGCATAAATCGTTTGATCGTTATTTTTGTCTACAGCCAATCCATATATTTTAGCCAAAGGAAAGACTAGCTTTTCCCAATTTTCCGCGTCGTTTCTAGTTACAAACAAACCATTCTTTTCTGTGCCTATATAAACAACGCCTCCGTCCTTGGAGCTAGCCTCCATAGAAAGAACGTTGTAAGTTCCGACATTCGTTTTGTCGTCAATTTTGACTTTATTCTCCCAATTCTTTCCGCCATCAAAAGATTTCAAAAAACTTCCTACTTGTTTGGTGGTGCTGGTGCTAGAGGTGGAAGTACTGCTACTCAAAGAACAAGCGGAAAAAACCAGGGTCAATGATAGGCAAAAAATTAATATTACAACCTTTTTCATACCTCAAATTATATCATTAAAAACAAAAAAATCCAACAAATGGATTTTTGGTGTAAAGAGGAAATAGAAATGTCCGCTTTTGCGGGAAATAAAAATGTCCGCTTTGGACAATTTTGTTAATTTTTAGAATATTGAAATTTTCTCCAAGGATGATCGACAGCCGGCTTTACCGGAATA
The sequence above is a segment of the Parcubacteria group bacterium genome. Coding sequences within it:
- a CDS encoding YCF48-related protein, yielding MKKVVILIFCLSLTLVFSACSLSSSTSTSSTSTTKQVGSFLKSFDGGKNWENKVKIDDKTNVGTYNVLSMEASSKDGGVVYIGTEKNGLFVTRNDAENWEKLVFPLAKIYGLAVDKNNDQTIYASGVLNSRAKIYKSINGGKDWVEIYTEPANGSIISSLEISNKNSSVLYSGTSEGMIFKTSDGGQTWKNIFKASAPVISIAFDAVNDDAIYFGVYNSGLLRTLDGGNNVEDINKINIGKADNKSLFSKLNVYSIEIDPKNSGSFYVGTKSGLFRGSDFGSKFEEINILESSKEFPIRAIAINPQNSNEIIYSNSGVIYRSTDGGTTWLTFQLNTDKVAQVLRYNLFNANTIYIGLRKI